The Armatimonas rosea genome includes a window with the following:
- a CDS encoding 5'-nucleotidase C-terminal domain-containing protein, whose product METTRFRFLVLAALALGGLGLPVQAQPSEKTAIRLGEAEAGNLVADAVRQSVGAEIALVPAAAFKGSKALSPEAATALLDPATDEIVVLSIRGSQLKDALERSVSFAGTPFAGFLQVSGLTFQYNGSFDVGERVVKITVGGAPLDPKKTYKLATTKPLADGQQGYFQIWKKDQIVAGGKTVTLAEAMRALPAGTSAKVEGRIVRVDK is encoded by the coding sequence ATGGAGACGACGAGATTTAGATTTCTAGTACTTGCAGCCCTCGCACTGGGAGGCCTTGGCCTCCCCGTGCAGGCACAGCCGTCGGAGAAGACCGCCATTCGCCTCGGGGAGGCGGAGGCCGGTAACCTAGTCGCCGATGCCGTTCGTCAGAGTGTTGGGGCCGAGATTGCATTGGTGCCCGCCGCTGCCTTCAAGGGGAGCAAGGCGCTCTCCCCCGAGGCCGCCACGGCGCTACTAGACCCCGCTACGGATGAGATTGTGGTGCTGAGCATCCGGGGAAGCCAGCTCAAAGACGCTCTGGAGCGCTCGGTGTCGTTTGCGGGCACCCCCTTCGCGGGCTTTCTGCAAGTGTCGGGCCTGACGTTCCAGTACAATGGCAGCTTCGATGTGGGGGAGCGCGTGGTGAAGATCACGGTGGGGGGAGCCCCGCTCGATCCGAAAAAGACCTACAAGCTCGCCACCACCAAGCCCCTCGCCGACGGCCAGCAGGGCTACTTCCAGATCTGGAAAAAAGACCAGATTGTGGCTGGCGGCAAGACCGTCACCCTCGCCGAAGCGATGCGCGCACTCCCCGCAGGCACGAGCGCCAAGGTCGAAGGGCGCATCGTCCGCGTAGACAAGTAG
- the hscB gene encoding Fe-S protein assembly co-chaperone HscB, whose protein sequence is MSEFLDPTASYLEILGVGAAASDEQLATQFRMLSRRFHPDRFAAADTATQDDALTSTALVNDAYRTLRDPFSRAEYLLRRERSVKLGEMRDAKPPKELFATVMELQEALMEFQDGDESQRSSLEAARVEFSEAYDALRARLGELFLAYDAGDVQTALDGMQEVASTRGYLRRVLDNLNKTLG, encoded by the coding sequence ATGTCTGAGTTTCTGGACCCGACCGCCTCCTACCTCGAGATTCTCGGCGTGGGGGCGGCGGCCAGCGATGAGCAACTTGCGACCCAGTTTCGCATGCTCTCTCGCCGCTTCCACCCGGACCGTTTTGCCGCAGCCGACACGGCCACACAAGACGATGCCCTGACCTCCACCGCGCTAGTCAACGATGCCTACCGCACGCTCCGCGATCCCTTCTCCCGCGCCGAGTATCTTCTCCGCCGAGAGCGCAGTGTCAAGCTGGGTGAGATGCGCGATGCCAAGCCCCCCAAGGAGCTCTTCGCCACGGTCATGGAGCTACAAGAGGCCCTGATGGAGTTCCAGGATGGCGATGAGAGTCAGCGCAGTAGCTTAGAAGCCGCACGCGTGGAGTTCTCGGAAGCCTACGACGCGCTCAGGGCACGGCTCGGGGAGCTCTTTTTGGCCTACGATGCCGGCGATGTACAGACCGCTCTCGATGGCATGCAGGAAGTGGCGTCCACACGCGGCTATCTTAGGCGCGTGCTGGACAACCTCAACAAGACTCTCGGCTAG
- a CDS encoding HesB/IscA family protein: protein METIPTTEPIVTLTPAAITAVKRQAKKAGKEEAFLRLGVRGGGCSGLSYVIDFEANPDPEFDLLYQQADLGVVVDIKSAKFLKDTTLDYNIKNLMEGGFVFDNPQAVRSCGCGTSFTAK, encoded by the coding sequence ATGGAAACGATCCCGACAACCGAACCCATTGTGACCTTAACCCCGGCAGCGATTACCGCGGTGAAGCGCCAGGCCAAGAAGGCAGGTAAGGAAGAAGCCTTCCTGCGCCTTGGCGTGCGAGGCGGCGGCTGCTCGGGGCTCTCCTATGTCATCGACTTTGAGGCCAACCCTGACCCGGAGTTCGATCTGCTCTACCAGCAGGCCGATCTCGGGGTGGTGGTGGACATCAAGAGCGCCAAGTTCCTCAAAGACACGACCCTGGACTACAACATCAAGAACCTGATGGAGGGCGGCTTCGTCTTCGACAACCCCCAGGCCGTGCGCTCCTGCGGCTGTGGCACCAGCTTCACCGCCAAGTAA
- the iscU gene encoding Fe-S cluster assembly scaffold IscU, with the protein MAYSEKVIDHYENPRNVGSFDKNAEDVGTGIVGAPECGDVMKLQLKISPEGIIEDAKFKTFGCGSAIASSSLATELVKGKTLEEAMSISNAQIVQELALPPVKIHCSVLAEDAIKAAIEDYKAKQALSIK; encoded by the coding sequence ATGGCATACTCTGAGAAAGTTATCGACCACTACGAGAACCCGCGCAACGTGGGCTCGTTTGACAAGAACGCGGAAGACGTCGGCACGGGGATCGTGGGCGCACCGGAGTGCGGCGATGTCATGAAGCTCCAGCTCAAGATCAGCCCCGAGGGGATTATCGAGGACGCCAAGTTCAAGACCTTCGGCTGTGGCTCCGCGATCGCCAGCTCCAGCCTCGCCACCGAGCTGGTAAAGGGCAAGACCCTAGAAGAGGCGATGTCTATCAGCAACGCCCAGATTGTCCAGGAGCTCGCGCTTCCCCCCGTGAAGATCCACTGCTCCGTGCTCGCCGAGGACGCCATTAAGGCGGCGATCGAGGACTACAAGGCCAAGCAAGCACTGTCGATCAAGTAA